Proteins encoded together in one Campylobacter concisus window:
- a CDS encoding cysteine hydrolase family protein, producing the protein MSEILDELNAWQNGLKALKFSEIFKNGSEKVVFISVDMINGFCCEGALASKRVGELASLIADTFKIAREKFDLKNYILIQDAHEPNSAEFASFPAHALKGDTQAEAVDELRNLDFFSEMKTFYKNSLSIAYSQEFNKFISKFESFVIMGDCTDMCIYQLVSHLRLSANEQNLKREIIVPANLVQTYDAPGHSGDFYQNVFLHHMQMALNAHVVKELEI; encoded by the coding sequence ATGAGTGAAATTTTAGATGAGCTAAATGCGTGGCAAAATGGCCTAAAAGCACTTAAATTTAGTGAGATTTTTAAAAATGGCAGCGAAAAAGTGGTCTTTATAAGCGTTGATATGATAAATGGCTTTTGTTGTGAGGGCGCACTAGCTAGCAAGCGTGTGGGTGAGCTAGCAAGCCTTATAGCAGATACTTTTAAGATCGCAAGGGAGAAATTTGACCTTAAAAACTACATCCTCATCCAAGATGCTCACGAGCCAAATTCAGCTGAGTTTGCGAGCTTTCCAGCGCATGCTTTAAAGGGTGATACGCAGGCAGAGGCAGTTGATGAGCTACGGAATTTAGACTTTTTTAGCGAGATGAAGACCTTTTATAAAAACTCACTTAGCATCGCTTATTCGCAGGAGTTTAATAAATTTATAAGTAAATTTGAAAGCTTTGTCATCATGGGCGACTGCACCGATATGTGCATCTATCAGCTTGTCTCTCACCTAAGACTTAGCGCAAATGAGCAAAATTTAAAAAGAGAGATCATCGTGCCTGCAAATTTAGTCCAAACCTACGACGCACCAGGGCATAGTGGTGATTTTTATCAAAACGTATTTTTACACCACATGCAAATGGCACTAAATGCACATGTGGTAAAAGAGCTAGAAATTTAG
- a CDS encoding DUF2625 family protein, producing the protein MRTLDELIDTNEPGWALVEEWLKEAKNDYEILPRDESRAQSELLGLQVTTRSPMGALVYGCGGIVIDGGWLRLLGSGCEQMKHGIYSFNLGKSFSEAGQMPSYLLVADDVLGGFFAVNGGAFGGKAGNVFYYAPDSGKWEDTQLGYSQFLYWALCWDISKFYELYRWDGWREDVRNFSLDKVMFALPPLLWQDADVRLRLKDMKKDGVNIDEHFASLFKGGK; encoded by the coding sequence ATGAGGACTTTAGACGAGCTTATAGATACAAATGAGCCAGGCTGGGCGCTGGTCGAAGAGTGGCTAAAAGAGGCCAAAAACGACTATGAAATTTTGCCTCGCGATGAGAGCAGGGCGCAAAGCGAGCTTTTAGGGCTTCAGGTCACCACTCGCTCGCCGATGGGAGCGCTTGTTTATGGGTGCGGCGGCATAGTGATAGATGGCGGTTGGCTGCGCCTGCTTGGCTCAGGATGCGAGCAGATGAAGCACGGAATTTACAGCTTTAACCTTGGCAAAAGCTTTAGCGAAGCAGGGCAGATGCCTAGCTATTTGCTCGTGGCGGATGATGTTTTGGGCGGATTTTTCGCGGTAAATGGCGGCGCCTTTGGTGGCAAAGCTGGCAACGTCTTTTACTACGCACCAGATAGTGGCAAATGGGAAGATACACAGCTTGGCTACTCTCAGTTTTTATACTGGGCGCTTTGTTGGGATATATCTAAATTTTACGAGCTTTACCGCTGGGATGGCTGGCGCGAGGATGTGAGAAATTTTAGCCTTGATAAGGTGATGTTTGCGCTACCACCACTTCTTTGGCAAGACGCCGACGTAAGGCTAAGGCTAAAAGATATGAAAAAAGATGGCGTTAATATCGATGAGCATTTTGCCTCTTTGTTTAAGGGCGGGAAATAG
- a CDS encoding aminotransferase class V-fold PLP-dependent enzyme, which produces MVNLEHIRRDIILKKGIHYFDYTASGLAYKPIEDEVADILKTYANTHSLTSSNAYKTQLLYDSARSELKRALGLDDRFYLIATGYGATGAIKKFQELLGLYVPPAAKRRYNLKVDDSSPLVVLGPYEHHSNEISFKEALCEVERIRLAKDGSIDLSHLEQILKINQGREIIASFSAASNVTGVISDYKQIYTMVKKFGGIVAFDVASLSAYANLDCDYFDALFISPHKLLGGVGSCGLLAIKKVLANDDVPSFAGGGTVSYVSKNYHIFLKDQEALEEAGTPPILGLIRANLAYRLREEIGLATIYENESELSEYFCQRLREIPELVSYCPANLKRLAIFSFNVKNVAPYELSKILSKEYGIQTRAGCSCAGSYGHDLLGLKEDPNFTHKPGWVRVSLHYTHTFEDIDYLVSAIKKSIEKYALSWQVKDPFDVKEISGCVGE; this is translated from the coding sequence TTGGTAAATTTAGAGCACATTAGAAGAGATATTATTTTAAAAAAAGGGATACATTATTTCGACTACACCGCCTCAGGACTTGCGTATAAGCCTATCGAGGACGAGGTCGCTGATATCTTAAAAACCTACGCCAACACCCACTCGCTAACATCCTCAAACGCCTATAAAACGCAGCTTTTGTATGATAGCGCTAGAAGCGAGCTAAAGCGCGCACTTGGGCTTGATGATAGGTTTTATCTCATAGCTACTGGATATGGCGCCACTGGTGCGATCAAGAAATTTCAAGAGCTTTTGGGGCTTTACGTGCCTCCAGCTGCTAAAAGAAGATATAACCTAAAGGTTGATGATAGCTCGCCGCTAGTTGTGCTTGGACCTTATGAGCACCACTCAAACGAGATCAGCTTTAAAGAGGCGCTTTGCGAGGTTGAGCGCATTAGGCTTGCAAAAGACGGCAGCATCGACCTATCTCACTTGGAGCAAATTTTAAAGATAAATCAAGGGCGTGAGATCATCGCTAGCTTTAGCGCAGCCTCAAACGTCACAGGCGTCATAAGCGACTACAAGCAAATTTACACGATGGTTAAGAAATTTGGCGGCATCGTGGCATTTGACGTGGCGAGCCTTAGTGCCTATGCAAATTTAGACTGCGACTACTTTGACGCGCTCTTTATCTCTCCGCACAAGCTTCTTGGCGGAGTTGGCAGCTGTGGGCTACTGGCAATCAAAAAAGTGCTAGCAAATGACGATGTGCCAAGCTTTGCAGGTGGTGGCACGGTAAGCTATGTGAGTAAAAACTACCATATATTTTTAAAGGATCAAGAGGCACTTGAAGAGGCTGGCACACCGCCTATTTTGGGGCTTATAAGGGCAAATTTAGCTTACAGACTAAGAGAAGAGATAGGGCTTGCTACCATTTATGAAAATGAGAGCGAGCTTAGCGAATACTTTTGCCAAAGACTAAGAGAAATTCCAGAGCTAGTTAGCTACTGCCCGGCAAATTTAAAGCGCCTTGCGATATTTTCATTTAATGTAAAAAACGTAGCTCCATACGAGCTTTCAAAAATTTTAAGCAAAGAGTATGGCATACAAACACGTGCTGGCTGCTCGTGCGCAGGCTCGTACGGACACGACCTTTTGGGGCTAAAAGAGGATCCAAATTTCACCCACAAGCCAGGCTGGGTGAGGGTTAGCCTTCACTATACGCATACCTTTGAGGATATTGATTATTTGGTGAGTGCGATCAAAAAAAGTATCGAGAAATACGCACTTTCATGGCAGGTCAAAGACCCTTTTGACGTAAAAGAGATAAGTGGGTGTGTAGGTGAATAA
- a CDS encoding DUF4272 domain-containing protein: MGVFDIFKRGVDMPKTAQQRKDENIKILKQEGVAVLESLPLRYENSEVTPRDIDEIVKRTVCSFTAIMCACTIRDEGSLGEENMAWAKSFLGDAYEGLSVKEKEVVEDRADMDTAVNMGWKYESLWILLWALGIAEDIGQMDKICDCEFVMNVFKEGGLKSRSKLRSMDEILSKLDLVYRYHWACVNARVNGTKAAGLDEEVVMERRAGLEWLCCKGQENDDLSAEFNCWDYPDLNT, encoded by the coding sequence ATGGGAGTGTTTGATATTTTTAAAAGAGGTGTGGATATGCCAAAAACAGCACAACAAAGAAAAGATGAGAACATAAAAATTTTAAAGCAAGAGGGCGTGGCGGTGCTTGAGAGCTTGCCGCTTCGCTATGAAAATAGTGAGGTTACGCCAAGAGACATTGACGAGATAGTAAAGCGCACAGTTTGCTCATTTACAGCGATCATGTGCGCTTGCACGATCCGTGATGAGGGCTCTTTGGGCGAAGAAAATATGGCGTGGGCAAAGAGCTTTTTGGGTGATGCCTACGAGGGACTTAGCGTAAAAGAAAAAGAGGTCGTTGAAGACAGAGCCGATATGGACACGGCTGTGAATATGGGCTGGAAATATGAGTCACTTTGGATCTTGCTTTGGGCGCTTGGTATAGCCGAAGATATCGGTCAGATGGATAAAATTTGCGACTGCGAGTTTGTGATGAATGTCTTTAAAGAGGGCGGCCTAAAAAGCCGCTCAAAGCTTCGCAGCATGGATGAAATTTTAAGCAAGCTCGATCTAGTTTATCGCTACCACTGGGCGTGCGTAAATGCAAGGGTAAATGGCACAAAGGCGGCTGGACTTGATGAAGAGGTCGTTATGGAGAGGCGTGCAGGGCTTGAGTGGCTATGCTGCAAAGGGCAAGAAAATGACGATTTGAGCGCTGAGTTTAACTGCTGGGACTATCCTGATCTAAACACTTGA
- the exbB gene encoding TonB-system energizer ExbB: MELLKHNIDYIIIGILGVMSFFVLWYTIERIIFYSRVDINGYKNIEKLDEALTKNLTTLYIIYSNAPYIGLLGTVAGIMITFYDMGMAGGIDTKSIMIGLSLALKATAFGLLVAIPTLMIYNGFVRKVDVMINRYKAENASK; the protein is encoded by the coding sequence ATGGAACTTTTAAAACACAACATTGACTATATAATCATCGGTATTTTGGGCGTTATGAGCTTTTTTGTGCTTTGGTATACGATCGAGCGTATCATTTTTTACTCACGTGTTGATATAAATGGCTACAAAAACATCGAAAAGCTCGATGAGGCGCTGACAAAAAATTTAACCACACTTTACATCATCTACTCAAATGCCCCATATATCGGGCTTCTTGGCACAGTTGCTGGCATCATGATCACATTTTACGACATGGGCATGGCTGGCGGCATCGATACAAAAAGCATAATGATCGGCCTATCTTTGGCGCTAAAAGCGACCGCATTTGGCCTACTTGTGGCGATCCCGACGCTTATGATCTACAACGGCTTTGTTAGAAAAGTCGATGTCATGATAAACAGATACAAGGCCGAAAATGCGTCTAAATAA
- a CDS encoding sensor histidine kinase gives MSDIDIQNGLKSLIEQTYLIEREYKNLTASYMGLQGFIKDIVEILPNAIWVLDENDEIFLQNSEAQKLGKALNFIPKDEGELNFGSQIYLVKKVVKDDKKIISATDITQEKRTERLASMGQVAAHLAHEIRNPIGSISLLNSTLLKRAEPKILPIVEQIQKGIWRVERIIKATLLFTKGLSITPKEFNFLDIKSECEEALKFYEYSKDITFELNFPDALYCGDFDLIAMVFQNILFNAIDAIEEDENDEGVVRLSYEKTPNEHKFIVYDSGVSIKNENIVFEPFKTSKLKGNGLGLHLCLQIIEAHKGSIEITLEPKTFCINLPIKEK, from the coding sequence GTGAGTGATATCGATATACAAAATGGCCTAAAAAGCCTGATAGAGCAGACCTATCTGATAGAGCGTGAGTATAAAAATTTGACCGCTTCTTATATGGGCTTGCAAGGTTTTATAAAAGATATCGTGGAAATTTTGCCAAATGCCATTTGGGTGCTTGATGAAAATGATGAAATTTTCTTGCAAAACTCAGAGGCGCAAAAGCTTGGCAAAGCGCTAAATTTCATCCCAAAAGATGAGGGCGAGCTAAACTTTGGCTCACAAATTTATCTAGTAAAAAAGGTGGTCAAAGATGATAAAAAGATCATCTCAGCTACCGACATAACGCAGGAAAAACGCACCGAGCGCCTAGCTTCGATGGGTCAAGTAGCAGCGCACCTAGCTCACGAGATAAGAAACCCCATAGGCTCTATCTCGCTTCTAAACTCCACACTTTTAAAAAGGGCTGAGCCAAAAATTTTGCCTATCGTCGAGCAGATACAAAAGGGTATTTGGCGAGTTGAGCGCATCATCAAAGCGACGCTTCTTTTTACAAAAGGGCTTAGCATCACGCCAAAGGAATTTAACTTTTTAGATATCAAAAGCGAGTGCGAAGAGGCGCTTAAATTTTACGAGTATTCAAAAGATATAACTTTTGAGCTAAATTTCCCTGACGCCCTTTATTGTGGCGACTTTGACCTCATCGCGATGGTCTTTCAAAACATTTTATTTAACGCGATCGATGCTATAGAAGAGGACGAAAACGACGAAGGCGTGGTGAGACTAAGCTACGAAAAGACGCCAAATGAACATAAATTTATCGTCTATGACAGCGGTGTCTCTATAAAAAATGAAAATATCGTCTTTGAGCCGTTTAAGACGAGCAAGCTAAAGGGCAACGGCCTGGGACTGCACCTTTGCTTGCAGATCATCGAGGCGCACAAGGGCAGCATAGAGATAACCCTTGAGCCAAAGACATTTTGTATAAATTTACCTATAAAGGAGAAGTGA
- a CDS encoding NADH:flavin oxidoreductase/NADH oxidase, with amino-acid sequence MQNKLFTPLKIGGIEIKNRIIMAPMCMYEVKKEDGRPRCFHKLHYATRAIGGVGMIIVEATAVEARGRITKKDLGLWSDEQIEAHAELVKGCSKYGAKMAVQLAHAGRKGTCEGIIAPSAIKFSEDYATPQEMSAGDIESLKQSFVDAAIRAKSAGYEAVEIHAAHGYLINQFLCAGTNKRGDEYGGTFENRIRLLLEILSEIKAGANIAVGVRISASSWLKGDWDVEESVKLARELEKNGADFIHVSAGGVYAKVDSAPKFTPLYQAGYAKAVKNAVNIPVFAVGLITKASECEALLLGDVCDGVALGRELLRNPYFAFNAMKEFGENDKIENAYKRAY; translated from the coding sequence ATGCAAAATAAGCTTTTTACGCCGCTTAAGATAGGCGGCATCGAGATCAAAAACCGCATTATCATGGCTCCGATGTGTATGTACGAGGTCAAAAAAGAGGATGGCCGTCCAAGGTGCTTTCATAAGCTTCACTACGCTACAAGGGCGATCGGCGGTGTCGGCATGATCATCGTTGAGGCGACGGCTGTGGAGGCGCGCGGCAGGATCACTAAAAAAGATCTTGGGCTTTGGAGTGACGAGCAGATCGAAGCTCACGCAGAGCTGGTAAAAGGCTGCAGCAAATATGGCGCCAAAATGGCCGTCCAGCTTGCTCATGCTGGTAGAAAGGGCACTTGTGAGGGCATCATCGCTCCAAGTGCTATCAAATTTAGTGAAGACTATGCCACACCGCAAGAGATGAGTGCCGGGGATATCGAAAGCCTTAAGCAAAGCTTTGTGGATGCTGCCATTAGAGCAAAGAGCGCAGGATACGAGGCTGTGGAGATTCACGCGGCACATGGATATTTGATAAATCAATTTTTATGCGCTGGCACGAACAAGCGAGGCGACGAATACGGCGGCACATTTGAAAACCGCATAAGGCTGCTGCTTGAAATTTTAAGCGAGATCAAGGCTGGCGCTAATATCGCAGTTGGCGTGAGGATAAGTGCAAGTAGCTGGCTTAAGGGCGACTGGGACGTAGAGGAGAGCGTAAAGCTAGCGCGTGAGCTAGAGAAAAATGGGGCTGACTTCATCCACGTCTCAGCTGGCGGAGTCTATGCAAAAGTTGATAGCGCGCCTAAATTTACGCCTCTTTATCAGGCTGGCTACGCAAAAGCGGTGAAAAATGCAGTTAATATCCCAGTCTTTGCAGTTGGGCTCATCACAAAGGCAAGCGAGTGCGAGGCGCTGCTACTTGGTGATGTTTGCGACGGCGTGGCGCTTGGCAGAGAGCTACTGCGCAACCCATATTTTGCTTTTAACGCCATGAAAGAATTTGGCGAAAATGACAAAATAGAAAACGCCTACAAAAGGGCTTACTAA
- a CDS encoding FAD-dependent oxidoreductase: MRQKHFEVAIVGAGISGTALFYELAAFSDIKKVALLEKYDGVATLNSSGKGNSQTIHCGDIETNYTLEKAKKVSQVANMPVKYALKYNLEGKYMFAHQKMTLAIGDAEVERIKERYESFKELFAYLEIYDKEKLKQIEPNVVFDANGNERPENIIAIGTQNGQYTTMDFGGVANSLVQNALNLGGDGYEISLSSEVTDMKKVGDTFHIKINDGEVITANYVVVDAGAHSLFLAHKMGYGLHLSTLPVAGSFYFANKRLLNGKVYMVQNDKLPFAALHGDPDILANGNTRFGPTALVIPKLERFHGSSSFFDFLKCLKFDKNVLEVFTNLLKDGDIRSYILRNFLFEVPFINKKEFVKDARKIVPSLSENDLSYAVNFGGVRPQVIDRNKKRLELGEGKISTGEGISFNMTPSPGATSCFETARADMEEICKFLGKNFDEEKFNAEFFG; encoded by the coding sequence ATGAGGCAAAAGCACTTTGAAGTGGCAATTGTTGGAGCGGGCATTAGCGGGACGGCACTCTTTTATGAGTTGGCTGCATTTAGCGATATAAAAAAGGTCGCGCTTTTAGAAAAATATGACGGCGTAGCGACGCTAAATTCAAGCGGCAAGGGCAACTCACAGACCATTCACTGCGGCGATATCGAGACAAACTACACGCTAGAAAAGGCAAAAAAGGTCTCACAAGTGGCAAATATGCCAGTAAAATACGCCCTAAAATACAACTTAGAGGGCAAATATATGTTTGCTCATCAAAAGATGACGCTAGCCATCGGAGATGCCGAAGTAGAGCGCATCAAGGAGCGATACGAGAGCTTTAAAGAGCTATTTGCTTATCTTGAAATTTATGACAAAGAGAAGTTAAAGCAGATCGAGCCAAACGTCGTTTTTGACGCAAATGGCAATGAGCGCCCAGAAAATATCATCGCAATAGGCACGCAAAATGGCCAGTATACGACGATGGACTTTGGTGGCGTGGCAAATTCGCTCGTGCAAAATGCGCTAAATTTGGGCGGAGATGGCTATGAGATCAGCCTAAGCTCAGAAGTGACTGATATGAAAAAGGTGGGCGATACCTTTCACATCAAGATAAATGACGGCGAGGTGATCACAGCAAACTACGTCGTAGTCGATGCTGGAGCGCACTCGCTATTTCTAGCTCACAAGATGGGTTATGGGCTACATCTTAGCACGCTGCCAGTTGCTGGAAGCTTTTACTTTGCTAACAAGCGCCTACTAAACGGCAAAGTCTATATGGTGCAAAACGACAAGCTACCATTTGCCGCACTTCACGGCGACCCAGATATCCTAGCTAATGGCAACACTCGCTTTGGCCCAACTGCCCTTGTCATACCAAAGCTTGAGAGATTTCACGGAAGTTCTAGCTTTTTTGACTTTTTAAAGTGCTTAAAATTTGACAAAAACGTCCTTGAAGTCTTTACAAATTTACTAAAAGATGGGGACATCAGGTCATATATACTAAGAAATTTCTTGTTTGAAGTGCCATTTATTAACAAAAAAGAATTTGTTAAAGACGCCAGAAAGATCGTGCCAAGTCTAAGCGAAAACGACCTAAGCTACGCTGTAAATTTTGGTGGCGTAAGGCCGCAGGTGATCGACCGCAATAAAAAAAGGCTAGAGCTTGGCGAGGGCAAGATCAGCACAGGCGAGGGTATAAGCTTTAACATGACACCAAGCCCAGGGGCTACTAGCTGTTTTGAAACGGCGAGGGCTGATATGGAGGAAATTTGCAAATTCTTGGGCAAAAATTTCGACGAAGAGAAATTTAACGCCGAGTTTTTTGGGTAG
- the exbD gene encoding TonB system transport protein ExbD, with protein sequence MRLNKKDGLNIVPFIDIMLVLLAIVLSISTFIAQGKIAVDLPSAKSAQQDKEDEKKVSVVIDKDNKFFIDDAEISEDELKDKLNAVDIKTLIELKSDKNAKFDSFVKVIDILKEKGHENFAIQTISE encoded by the coding sequence ATGCGTCTAAATAAAAAAGATGGGCTAAATATCGTCCCATTTATCGATATCATGCTCGTTTTGCTAGCCATTGTGCTAAGCATCTCGACCTTCATCGCCCAGGGCAAGATCGCGGTCGATCTACCAAGCGCCAAAAGCGCACAGCAGGATAAAGAGGATGAGAAAAAAGTGAGTGTCGTTATCGATAAAGATAATAAATTTTTCATAGATGATGCAGAAATTTCAGAAGATGAGCTAAAAGATAAGCTAAATGCTGTGGATATAAAAACCTTAATCGAACTAAAAAGCGACAAAAACGCTAAATTTGACAGCTTTGTCAAAGTAATTGATATCTTAAAAGAAAAAGGTCACGAAAACTTTGCAATCCAAACAATCTCTGAGTAA
- a CDS encoding energy transducer TonB — translation MLSHNFSEIKIGEQKPIKIALNSFTPVPQTSAPQISEQVMIPEPTPPAPPPPPQPPKPEPKPEPKPEPKPLPKPEPKKVEKKPLPKPEPRPEPKIEPKVEPKPEPTPAITAPAPAVNSNLPANNKSIAAAPAQKVAQELNLSNAQSDEDFSKVIAAVKKYKSYPNNARRMKHQGVVEVRFLLKADGSIDELKVTKSSGFESLDKGAIENILKASSEFPKPKEARYLRFPIAFTLR, via the coding sequence TTGCTTTCACATAATTTTAGTGAGATAAAGATAGGCGAGCAAAAACCTATAAAAATAGCTCTAAATTCTTTTACTCCAGTGCCGCAAACTTCAGCTCCGCAGATAAGCGAACAAGTGATGATCCCAGAGCCAACACCTCCAGCTCCACCGCCACCGCCCCAGCCACCAAAACCAGAACCTAAGCCAGAGCCTAAACCTGAGCCAAAGCCACTACCAAAACCAGAGCCAAAAAAGGTGGAGAAAAAGCCACTGCCAAAGCCTGAGCCTCGCCCTGAGCCTAAAATCGAGCCAAAGGTGGAGCCAAAACCTGAGCCAACGCCTGCTATCACTGCGCCAGCACCTGCTGTAAATTCAAATTTACCAGCAAATAACAAATCTATCGCCGCAGCTCCAGCTCAGAAAGTAGCCCAAGAGTTAAATTTATCAAACGCACAAAGCGATGAGGACTTTAGCAAGGTCATAGCGGCTGTGAAAAAGTATAAAAGCTACCCAAATAACGCTAGAAGGATGAAGCATCAAGGCGTTGTTGAAGTTAGATTTTTGCTTAAAGCGGACGGCAGCATAGATGAGCTAAAGGTTACTAAGAGTTCAGGCTTTGAGTCGCTTGATAAAGGGGCGATAGAAAATATCTTAAAAGCAAGCTCTGAGTTTCCAAAGCCAAAAGAAGCACGCTATCTTCGCTTTCCTATAGCATTTACATTAAGATAA
- a CDS encoding DUF234 domain-containing protein yields MKHLGIAEVIKFHLVFDDFLLKGSYYDVFEAIRAEILDDYKNLMARFYFDEDSDEAIKMALIKLARSDRKKFSVNKILPQSMTNRVYAKLFSKDFLVLEKSQEKPRVKNKRQILKKSERAYKIEDKIHFNSHFSRFWFRFIEPNLSLLKEGRSEEILELIKREFDEYASLGFELLSGELMAKKLGLDGILLSSFWSKNIELDMLFSINGKIIVGEAKYKERKICKNVLNLVLHKCERLGIKPDIVALFSKSGFSNELLGLKDERLRLYEIKDYEELL; encoded by the coding sequence ATGAAGCACCTTGGTATTGCTGAAGTTATAAAATTTCATCTTGTTTTTGATGACTTTTTATTAAAGGGCTCATACTACGATGTTTTTGAGGCGATCAGGGCTGAAATTTTAGATGATTATAAAAATTTGATGGCTAGGTTTTACTTTGACGAGGATAGCGACGAGGCCATCAAAATGGCTCTCATTAAGCTTGCTAGAAGCGACAGAAAGAAATTTAGCGTAAATAAAATTTTGCCCCAAAGCATGACAAATAGGGTCTATGCAAAGCTTTTTAGCAAGGATTTTTTAGTGCTTGAAAAGAGCCAAGAAAAGCCGCGAGTAAAAAACAAACGCCAAATTTTAAAAAAAAGCGAGCGAGCTTATAAAATAGAGGATAAAATTCACTTCAATAGCCATTTTTCAAGGTTTTGGTTTAGATTTATCGAGCCAAATTTAAGCCTTTTAAAAGAGGGTAGGAGTGAGGAAATTTTAGAGCTTATAAAAAGAGAATTTGACGAGTATGCAAGCCTTGGATTTGAGCTTTTAAGCGGCGAGCTAATGGCTAAAAAGCTTGGGCTTGATGGCATTTTGCTAAGTTCATTTTGGAGTAAAAATATAGAGTTAGACATGCTTTTTAGCATAAATGGCAAGATAATAGTCGGCGAAGCAAAGTATAAAGAGCGAAAAATTTGCAAAAATGTCTTAAATTTGGTCCTTCACAAGTGCGAAAGACTTGGCATAAAGCCTGATATCGTAGCGCTTTTTTCAAAAAGTGGCTTTAGCAACGAGCTTTTGGGCTTAAAAGATGAGCGGCTTAGGCTTTATGAGATAAAAGATTATGAGGAGTTGCTGTGA